One region of Acidimicrobiales bacterium genomic DNA includes:
- a CDS encoding acyl-CoA thioesterase domain-containing protein — MTSHTGAGHLPEAFNLEALGGGRFRASSIGDPEVHDVVFGGQILAQAILVSEAAARETAAGGAEPGKDLSSIHTVFSRVATITKPLEIDVDVLHDGRTASSQTITVHQGERICARALVLRQAPAADFLRHQHPKPGVPGPADCKPAEARGLVVEGTEVRVAGDAGTWDSSEPTGPPELNVWIRPPGELTQPEALSQALLAFATDGYLIGAAMRPHEGVGQDMAHRSLTTGVVTHTMQFHEPVPPAAWLLMAQESTHAGRGRAFGRAEVFAESGALVASFSQESIIRDGRRPDARL; from the coding sequence TTGACGTCGCACACGGGCGCCGGCCACCTGCCCGAGGCGTTCAACCTCGAGGCCTTGGGCGGAGGGAGGTTCCGCGCGTCGAGCATCGGCGACCCCGAGGTGCACGACGTGGTGTTCGGCGGCCAGATCCTCGCCCAGGCCATCCTCGTCAGCGAAGCCGCTGCCAGAGAAACCGCGGCGGGCGGCGCCGAGCCGGGCAAGGACCTGTCGTCCATCCACACCGTCTTCAGCCGCGTGGCCACGATCACCAAGCCGCTCGAGATCGATGTCGATGTCCTTCACGACGGCCGCACCGCTTCGAGCCAGACGATCACCGTCCACCAGGGCGAACGGATCTGTGCGCGCGCCCTGGTTCTGCGCCAGGCGCCGGCGGCCGATTTCCTCCGCCACCAACACCCGAAGCCGGGCGTGCCCGGGCCCGCGGACTGCAAGCCGGCCGAGGCGCGCGGTCTGGTAGTGGAAGGCACCGAGGTACGCGTCGCCGGCGACGCCGGCACGTGGGACTCCTCCGAGCCGACCGGCCCGCCCGAGCTCAACGTCTGGATTCGCCCCCCGGGCGAGCTCACGCAACCCGAAGCCTTGAGCCAGGCACTTCTTGCCTTCGCGACGGACGGGTACCTCATCGGCGCCGCGATGCGCCCGCACGAGGGTGTAGGCCAGGACATGGCCCACCGCTCCTTGACCACGGGCGTCGTGACCCACACCATGCAGTTCCACGAGCCGGTTCCGCCGGCAGCGTGGCTGTTGATGGCTCAGGAGTCGACCCACGCCGGCCGGGGCCGGGCGTTCGGGCGGGCCGAGGTGTTCGCCGAGAGCGGCGCACTGGTGGCGTCTTTTTCCCAGGAAAGCATCATCCGCGACGGCAGGAGGCCCGATGCCCGCCTTTGA
- a CDS encoding AMP-binding protein: MTGAGSGDTRAEAPTLPAGVFDVLDRPLRNSPHHPALVTSQGETSYAGLDALANRASNALRDLGVNPGDRIAVSLPNDLDIVVAFHGAMRLGAVWVGVNRALANPEKAYMVADAGATILLSSDAPLPELPRGAKAVDLETWRGLVASSPPSTLSTRSQPDPFAPAAIAYTSGTTGFPKGAVHCQAGLIMPGAATVARRRWGPELRKGDSLPLTIVNMMCLTTLLTAQAGGTAVIMEKADTTSIVGYIRRHRVAVWNGPPAQLHTLLHDESVSPGDLASLREVWVGGGDCPDLLRTGFEQRFGVPVSRTYGLTEAPALVSIDDLEGPRPPGSSGRPLDHIHIHTGEGGEIVISPTRTGPWSGTYRPVLGYWNQPEATSAVLTGDELHTGDLGHLGDDGHLLVLGRRSQLIIRGGANVYPAEVERVLVDAPGVRACAVVGVPDERLGERVGAVIEPVPGVAPDRGAILAHCRVALAAYKVPERMEFVEQLPRNQMGKVPRAEVMEILRVERPTAPDAMIGK, translated from the coding sequence GTGACCGGCGCCGGCAGCGGCGACACCCGGGCGGAAGCCCCGACCCTGCCCGCCGGCGTATTCGACGTACTCGACCGCCCGCTTCGCAACAGCCCGCACCACCCAGCGCTCGTCACCAGCCAGGGCGAGACCTCTTACGCGGGCCTCGACGCCCTGGCCAACCGTGCGTCGAACGCCCTGCGCGACCTGGGAGTCAACCCGGGCGATCGCATCGCGGTCTCGCTGCCCAACGACCTCGACATCGTCGTCGCGTTCCACGGCGCGATGCGCCTCGGCGCCGTGTGGGTGGGCGTCAACCGCGCGCTGGCGAACCCGGAGAAGGCGTACATGGTCGCCGACGCCGGCGCGACGATCCTGCTCTCGTCGGACGCCCCCCTTCCGGAGCTGCCGCGTGGGGCGAAAGCCGTCGACCTCGAAACCTGGCGCGGACTCGTCGCGTCCAGCCCGCCGTCCACTCTCTCGACCCGGTCGCAGCCCGATCCGTTCGCACCCGCGGCGATCGCCTACACGAGCGGGACGACCGGATTCCCCAAGGGGGCGGTCCATTGCCAGGCCGGCCTCATCATGCCCGGCGCCGCCACCGTCGCACGCCGGCGCTGGGGCCCGGAGCTTCGCAAGGGCGACTCCTTGCCGCTCACCATCGTGAACATGATGTGCCTGACGACGCTGCTGACAGCGCAGGCCGGCGGCACCGCCGTCATCATGGAGAAGGCCGACACCACCTCGATCGTCGGCTACATCCGCCGCCACAGGGTCGCCGTCTGGAACGGACCGCCGGCGCAGCTGCACACCCTCCTGCACGACGAGTCCGTGTCACCCGGGGACCTGGCCAGCCTCCGAGAGGTGTGGGTCGGCGGTGGCGACTGCCCCGACTTGTTGCGCACCGGCTTCGAGCAACGCTTTGGGGTGCCGGTCAGCCGTACCTACGGCCTCACCGAGGCCCCGGCGCTGGTGAGCATCGACGACCTGGAGGGTCCGCGCCCTCCCGGGTCGAGCGGCAGACCGCTCGACCACATCCACATCCACACCGGCGAGGGCGGCGAGATCGTCATATCCCCCACCAGGACCGGGCCGTGGTCCGGGACCTACCGGCCGGTGCTCGGATACTGGAACCAGCCGGAAGCCACCAGTGCCGTTCTGACCGGCGACGAGCTGCACACAGGCGACCTCGGCCACCTGGGCGACGACGGACACTTGCTCGTCCTCGGCCGGCGCAGCCAGCTGATCATCCGCGGCGGCGCCAACGTGTACCCCGCGGAGGTCGAGCGGGTGCTCGTTGACGCCCCGGGGGTCCGCGCCTGTGCCGTGGTCGGCGTGCCCGACGAGCGCCTCGGCGAAAGGGTGGGAGCGGTGATCGAGCCCGTCCCCGGTGTGGCACCCGACCGCGGCGCCATCCTCGCCCACTGCCGGGTAGCTCTCGCCGCGTACAAGGTGCCCGAGCGGATGGAGTTCGTCGAGCAGCTACCCAGAAACCAGATGGGAAAGGTCCCGCGCGCCGAAGTGATGGAGATCCTTCGGGTAGAGCGACCAACCGCACCCGATGCCATGATTGGGAAATGA
- a CDS encoding aldehyde dehydrogenase family protein translates to MPAFEPEERMLVEGKLTHADSGRTFDNVNPATEEIIGVVADAGTEDMDRAIAAARRAFDQTDWATNHKFRQHCLGQLQVALEEEKEELRSELVAEVGTPVLLTYGPQLDAPLSEAITWPASFIDEFHWERDLPEGTAFGSRSWRKVVKEPVGVVAAIVPWNYPFEVTLNKLGPALATGNTVILKPAPNTPWNATRIGRIAAEKTDLPPGVLQVVPTSDNTVAERLVTDPRVDLISFTGSTAVGRRIMEKGAPTLKRLFLELGGKSADVVLDDADFASKLSMSWTVCVHGGQGCVMLTRLLLPRSRYDEGIEMIEAGFRTVSYGDPTDPSNLQGPQISAAQRDRVLGLIQTARDEGARIVLGGGRPAHLPVGYYVEPTLIADVDNSMTVAQQEIFGPVLVVIPYEDEDDAVRIANDSQYGLGCGVTSASEERAIAVARRIRAGTASVNGGIWYGADSPFGGYKASGIGRQNGVEGFEQYTETKTIAGPLPVEPGAGGFLDPSS, encoded by the coding sequence ATGCCCGCCTTTGAACCAGAAGAACGCATGCTTGTCGAGGGCAAGCTCACCCACGCAGACAGCGGGCGGACGTTCGACAACGTGAACCCGGCCACCGAGGAGATCATCGGAGTCGTGGCCGACGCGGGCACTGAGGACATGGACCGCGCGATCGCCGCCGCGCGCCGCGCGTTCGACCAGACCGACTGGGCCACCAACCACAAGTTCCGCCAGCACTGCCTCGGCCAGCTCCAGGTCGCTCTCGAGGAGGAGAAGGAGGAGCTTCGCTCCGAGTTGGTCGCGGAGGTCGGGACACCCGTGTTGCTGACTTACGGACCGCAGCTCGACGCGCCGTTGTCGGAAGCGATCACATGGCCGGCGTCGTTCATCGACGAGTTTCACTGGGAACGCGACCTGCCGGAGGGAACCGCCTTCGGATCGCGGAGCTGGCGCAAGGTAGTCAAGGAACCCGTTGGTGTCGTCGCGGCGATCGTCCCGTGGAACTATCCCTTCGAGGTGACGCTCAACAAGCTCGGCCCCGCGCTCGCCACCGGCAATACGGTCATCCTCAAGCCGGCGCCGAACACACCGTGGAACGCAACGCGCATCGGTCGTATCGCCGCCGAGAAGACCGACCTTCCGCCGGGGGTGCTGCAGGTCGTCCCGACCTCGGACAACACGGTGGCAGAACGGTTGGTCACCGACCCTCGGGTTGACCTCATCTCGTTCACCGGGTCGACCGCTGTCGGGCGGCGCATCATGGAGAAGGGAGCGCCGACGTTGAAGCGGCTGTTCCTAGAGCTCGGCGGCAAGTCCGCCGACGTCGTGCTGGACGACGCCGACTTCGCGTCGAAGCTTTCGATGTCGTGGACTGTGTGCGTGCACGGCGGTCAGGGGTGCGTCATGCTTACCCGCCTGCTCCTGCCCCGTTCGCGATATGACGAGGGCATCGAGATGATCGAGGCCGGGTTCCGCACTGTGTCCTACGGAGACCCGACGGACCCGTCCAACCTGCAGGGGCCCCAGATCAGCGCAGCGCAGCGCGACCGCGTGCTGGGCCTGATCCAGACCGCCCGGGACGAGGGCGCACGGATAGTGCTCGGCGGAGGCAGGCCCGCCCACCTGCCGGTCGGCTACTACGTGGAGCCGACGCTGATCGCTGACGTGGACAACTCGATGACCGTCGCGCAGCAGGAGATCTTCGGCCCGGTACTCGTCGTCATCCCCTACGAGGACGAGGACGACGCGGTCCGCATCGCCAACGACAGCCAGTACGGGCTGGGTTGCGGCGTCACCTCCGCTTCCGAGGAGCGCGCGATCGCAGTCGCCCGCCGCATCCGTGCCGGCACGGCTTCGGTCAACGGCGGCATCTGGTACGGCGCCGACTCCCCGTTCGGCGGTTACAAGGCGAGCGGCATCGGGCGCCAGAACGGCGTAGAGGGGTTCGAGCAGTACACCGAGACGAAGACCATCGCTGGCCCGCTGCCGGTCGAGCCCGGCGCCGGCGGCTTCCTCGACCCCAGCAGCTGA
- a CDS encoding helix-turn-helix domain-containing protein yields MVTTGTDLSPEAQAERARLMDAALKVMRVNGFQAASVQDILDEAGLSTRAFYRQFRSKDDLLLAMFRTASARDVDAVAKRVREASNPMDGLLAWVDEMLSIAFDRRRLSRMVMFNNVARQMTDFDEEVAYVRAALSAPLVEVLSAGAADKTFPSTDPQEDASTIFDLLWSVAGPARQLGRESALEHLLRFCLPALGVATD; encoded by the coding sequence GTGGTCACGACCGGAACGGACCTCAGCCCCGAAGCGCAGGCAGAACGCGCCCGGCTGATGGACGCCGCCCTCAAGGTGATGAGGGTGAACGGCTTCCAGGCGGCGAGCGTCCAGGACATCCTCGACGAGGCCGGCCTGTCGACGCGGGCGTTCTACCGCCAGTTCCGGTCGAAGGACGACCTGCTCCTCGCGATGTTCCGGACCGCGTCGGCACGCGATGTCGACGCGGTCGCCAAGCGTGTTCGCGAGGCGTCGAACCCGATGGACGGGCTCCTGGCATGGGTCGACGAGATGCTCTCCATCGCGTTCGACAGGCGGCGGCTCAGCAGAATGGTGATGTTCAACAACGTCGCCCGGCAGATGACGGACTTCGACGAAGAGGTCGCCTACGTGCGCGCGGCGCTCAGCGCACCGCTGGTCGAGGTGCTCTCCGCCGGCGCCGCGGACAAGACCTTCCCGTCGACCGATCCACAAGAGGACGCCTCGACGATCTTCGATCTTCTGTGGAGCGTCGCCGGCCCGGCGCGGCAGCTCGGACGCGAATCGGCGCTAGAGCATCTGCTGCGGTTCTGCCTCCCGGCACTAGGCGTCGCAACCGACTGA
- a CDS encoding thiolase family protein, which translates to MTRATTRRIGERRSYISGIGQSVVGRRLGLSEMELTMQSALEAVADAGLRPEDIDGLSTYPGTGKGTSAGGFGGPGATDVIDALGLNVEWYSGSMEGSAQLQAVVNACMAIASGLARHVLVYRTVTESTAQGSGSREGIGASGMGRGVPGPFQYLIPFGAMSAVDWLAYSARYHFHHFGLTREKLGQIAINNRRNAGLNPKALLREPMTLEEYLSVRMIADPLCLYDCDLPCDGSTALVISDVDTAADSAKTPIQIHAVGTAVRGRPSWDQWADLATFPGRGPAAQLWERADLTPADVDVAQLYDGFSMITVLWLEALGFCPTGGAGDFLEGGKRIALDGELPLNTSGGQLSAGRLHGFGLIHEAVVQLRGDGGERQVPGRHEVAAVANGAGFTAGCMLLTRGLA; encoded by the coding sequence ATGACCCGTGCGACCACCCGGCGCATCGGGGAACGCCGGTCGTACATCTCCGGCATAGGGCAGTCGGTCGTCGGCCGGCGCCTTGGCCTGTCCGAGATGGAGCTCACCATGCAGTCGGCGCTCGAAGCGGTCGCCGACGCGGGCCTGCGCCCCGAGGACATCGACGGGCTTTCCACCTACCCGGGGACCGGGAAGGGCACGTCCGCCGGCGGCTTCGGCGGGCCCGGTGCGACCGACGTGATCGACGCTCTGGGCCTCAACGTCGAGTGGTACAGCGGGAGCATGGAGGGCTCCGCGCAGCTGCAAGCCGTCGTGAACGCCTGCATGGCCATCGCCAGCGGCCTCGCACGTCACGTGCTCGTCTACCGCACCGTCACAGAATCGACCGCGCAGGGTTCAGGCAGCCGAGAAGGCATCGGGGCGTCCGGGATGGGCCGCGGCGTACCGGGACCCTTCCAGTACCTCATCCCCTTCGGAGCCATGTCCGCCGTCGACTGGCTCGCCTACTCCGCCCGCTACCACTTCCACCACTTCGGTCTGACGAGAGAGAAGCTCGGTCAGATCGCGATCAACAACCGCCGCAACGCCGGACTGAATCCCAAGGCCCTCCTGCGCGAGCCGATGACCCTGGAGGAGTACCTGTCCGTGCGCATGATCGCCGATCCGCTCTGCCTCTACGACTGCGACCTTCCCTGCGACGGATCCACGGCTCTGGTGATCTCCGACGTCGACACAGCGGCCGACTCCGCCAAGACCCCGATCCAGATCCACGCCGTCGGGACAGCGGTCAGGGGACGTCCCTCGTGGGACCAGTGGGCGGACCTGGCGACCTTCCCGGGGCGCGGCCCCGCGGCGCAGCTTTGGGAACGGGCCGACCTGACGCCCGCAGATGTCGACGTGGCCCAGCTGTACGACGGGTTCTCTATGATCACGGTGCTGTGGCTGGAAGCGCTCGGCTTCTGCCCGACTGGCGGTGCCGGCGACTTCCTCGAGGGAGGCAAGCGCATCGCCCTCGACGGTGAGCTGCCGCTGAACACGAGCGGCGGCCAGCTGTCCGCCGGCAGGCTCCACGGGTTCGGCCTGATCCACGAAGCTGTCGTCCAGTTGAGAGGCGACGGCGGCGAGCGGCAGGTGCCCGGAAGGCACGAGGTTGCCGCGGTCGCCAACGGCGCGGGGTTCACCGCAGGCTGCATGCTCCTCACCCGCGGGCTCGCCTGA
- a CDS encoding OB-fold domain-containing protein: MTARREVGGVLPLRVKPFLDPDNTAFWTGGEKDQLLIHHCADCGWWTHPAAPRCRKCHSAHVSPEPVSGKARVATYTVNYKPWIPGSEPYIVALVELPEQPALYLTTNLVGIEAEDVVIGMEVEVVFEEGNGVWYPLFRAAGSGAGA; this comes from the coding sequence GTGACCGCACGCAGGGAAGTCGGGGGAGTGCTGCCGTTGCGGGTCAAGCCGTTCCTCGACCCCGACAACACCGCATTCTGGACCGGCGGGGAGAAGGATCAGTTGCTGATCCATCACTGCGCCGACTGCGGCTGGTGGACCCACCCGGCCGCGCCGAGGTGCAGGAAGTGCCACAGCGCGCATGTCTCCCCGGAGCCGGTGAGCGGCAAGGCGAGGGTGGCTACCTACACCGTCAACTACAAGCCCTGGATCCCCGGCTCGGAGCCGTACATAGTCGCGCTCGTAGAGTTGCCCGAGCAGCCGGCGCTCTACCTCACCACCAACCTCGTCGGGATCGAAGCGGAGGACGTGGTGATCGGCATGGAGGTCGAGGTCGTGTTCGAGGAAGGCAACGGCGTCTGGTACCCGCTGTTCAGGGCCGCTGGATCGGGCGCCGGCGCATGA
- a CDS encoding enoyl-CoA hydratase, protein MTGTDYRYITYEALEDGTIARILLNRPKTRNAQNRGLLVELDDAFRQAEADDNVRVVILGGVGPLFSSGHDMGSSESVAERTPGPDQHPSMVINGGTRVGAEKLMLQEWHYFFDNTRRWRNLRKITIAQVQGTVFAAGLMLMWACDLICAADDVMFADVVGTRLGMCGVEYFAHPWEFGPRRAKELLLTGDSLDVEEAYRIGMVSKVFPRESLEDKTLEFAKRIAKTPTMAALLIKESVNQSVDSMGFYNALNACFTIHELNHSHWAQIHESKYPVAEPADGIPDWRTAPPVLPLVKDQPSAAPPNGAAAQTPSAR, encoded by the coding sequence ATGACCGGAACCGACTATCGCTATATCACCTACGAAGCCCTCGAAGACGGGACCATCGCCCGGATCCTCCTGAACCGGCCCAAGACCCGCAACGCTCAGAACCGCGGGCTTCTCGTGGAGCTTGACGACGCGTTCAGGCAAGCCGAAGCCGACGACAATGTTCGCGTCGTGATCCTGGGCGGCGTGGGACCGCTGTTCTCCTCCGGGCACGACATGGGATCGTCCGAGTCCGTAGCCGAAAGGACCCCGGGGCCCGACCAGCACCCGAGCATGGTGATCAACGGCGGCACCCGCGTCGGTGCGGAGAAGCTGATGCTGCAGGAGTGGCACTACTTCTTCGACAACACCCGCCGCTGGCGCAACCTCCGCAAGATCACCATCGCCCAGGTGCAGGGGACCGTCTTCGCCGCCGGCCTGATGCTGATGTGGGCGTGCGATCTGATCTGCGCGGCTGACGACGTGATGTTCGCCGACGTGGTCGGCACCCGCCTCGGGATGTGCGGCGTCGAGTACTTCGCCCATCCCTGGGAGTTCGGACCGCGGCGTGCGAAGGAGTTGCTGCTCACCGGCGACTCGCTCGACGTCGAAGAGGCCTACCGCATCGGCATGGTCTCGAAGGTGTTCCCTCGCGAGAGCCTCGAAGACAAGACGCTCGAGTTCGCGAAGCGGATTGCCAAGACTCCGACGATGGCCGCTCTGCTCATCAAGGAGTCGGTCAACCAGAGCGTCGACAGCATGGGCTTCTACAACGCTCTCAACGCCTGCTTCACGATCCACGAGCTCAACCACAGCCATTGGGCGCAGATCCACGAGTCGAAGTACCCCGTGGCCGAGCCGGCGGACGGTATCCCCGATTGGCGCACGGCGCCGCCGGTGCTCCCTCTCGTCAAGGACCAGCCGTCTGCGGCGCCGCCCAACGGCGCCGCAGCGCAGACTCCTTCCGCTCGGTGA
- a CDS encoding SRPBCC family protein, whose protein sequence is MIRGEGEALIEGVSADDVFDFVLDPAQYTKADTKMRWVTKLADLPDGMIAREDGTFMGRFNGSVVTRYRWDRPTHIDVTLEHGVPAHLHAWFEIEERHGATRMRHVEEMDFGHGPLGMLYDLVAGRWFAGAVSKEVAEIKRLLEAGERGRGLSAL, encoded by the coding sequence ATGATCCGCGGCGAAGGTGAGGCGCTCATAGAGGGGGTGAGCGCGGACGACGTCTTCGACTTCGTGCTCGATCCGGCGCAGTACACCAAGGCCGACACGAAGATGCGGTGGGTCACGAAGCTCGCCGACCTGCCGGACGGGATGATCGCACGCGAGGACGGCACCTTCATGGGCCGGTTCAACGGGTCGGTTGTGACCCGCTACCGCTGGGACAGGCCCACCCACATCGACGTCACCTTGGAACACGGCGTCCCGGCGCATCTGCACGCCTGGTTCGAGATCGAAGAGCGCCACGGCGCGACGCGGATGCGCCACGTCGAGGAGATGGACTTCGGTCACGGGCCGCTCGGGATGCTGTACGACCTCGTCGCAGGCAGGTGGTTCGCCGGCGCGGTCAGCAAGGAGGTCGCTGAGATAAAGCGGCTCCTCGAAGCCGGCGAGCGAGGCCGGGGCCTCTCCGCCCTGTGA
- a CDS encoding CoA transferase — protein MKRIMEGIRVIEVAAWTYVPMSGAVLAEWGADVIKIEHPDTGDPQRGLITSGLMPSGPGGVNFMIELPNRGKRSVGLDLKSEKGHEILLELVKTADVFVTNFRPQARKSLKIDVDDLRAVNPRLIYVRGSAHGQRGPEAERGGYDGCSFWARGASADIISDPDGYPQMQPGPAYGDVIGGLTIAGGISAALYHRERTGEALVVDNSLLATGMWATGATVLMAGLFGFGRMPRGNRAKVPNPLVLTYKTKDERYLSLIMLESDRYWADLMEKVGRPELATDPRFVDSAARAQNSEACVALLDEIFASRTFEEWKTVLLEVKGVWAPVQTAQEVLDDPQVLANGYIREVEAASGTSFRMVASPLQFDEEPPDLVRAPDHGEHTEEVLQELGLDMDAIIDLKISGAVL, from the coding sequence GTGAAGCGCATCATGGAGGGAATCCGGGTAATCGAGGTCGCCGCTTGGACCTACGTGCCCATGTCGGGTGCCGTGCTCGCCGAATGGGGGGCCGACGTCATCAAGATCGAGCACCCCGACACGGGCGACCCTCAGCGAGGACTGATCACCTCGGGTCTGATGCCGTCGGGTCCGGGTGGCGTGAACTTCATGATCGAGCTGCCCAACCGCGGCAAGCGCAGCGTCGGCCTCGACCTCAAGAGCGAGAAGGGACACGAGATCCTCCTCGAGCTGGTGAAGACCGCCGACGTGTTCGTGACCAACTTCCGCCCCCAGGCGCGAAAGAGCCTCAAGATCGACGTCGACGACCTTCGCGCCGTGAACCCCCGTTTGATCTACGTGCGCGGGTCCGCCCACGGCCAGCGTGGACCGGAGGCGGAGCGTGGGGGGTACGACGGGTGCTCGTTTTGGGCGAGGGGCGCGTCGGCGGACATCATCAGCGACCCCGACGGCTACCCGCAGATGCAGCCGGGGCCTGCATACGGTGACGTGATCGGCGGTCTGACGATCGCCGGCGGCATCTCCGCCGCCCTGTACCACCGGGAACGGACGGGCGAAGCTCTCGTCGTCGACAACTCTCTGCTCGCCACCGGCATGTGGGCGACAGGTGCCACCGTGTTGATGGCCGGCCTGTTCGGATTCGGGCGCATGCCACGCGGCAACCGGGCCAAGGTTCCCAACCCGCTGGTGCTGACCTACAAGACCAAGGACGAGCGGTATCTGTCGTTGATCATGCTCGAGTCGGACCGCTACTGGGCCGACCTGATGGAGAAGGTCGGGCGGCCGGAACTGGCGACCGACCCGCGCTTCGTCGACTCGGCCGCCCGCGCCCAGAACAGCGAGGCGTGCGTGGCCCTGCTCGACGAGATCTTCGCCAGCCGCACGTTCGAGGAGTGGAAGACGGTGCTGCTCGAAGTAAAGGGCGTGTGGGCGCCGGTCCAGACCGCCCAGGAGGTTCTCGACGACCCGCAGGTGCTGGCAAACGGCTACATCCGCGAGGTCGAGGCCGCATCGGGGACCAGCTTCCGCATGGTCGCCTCACCCCTGCAGTTCGACGAGGAGCCGCCCGACCTGGTGCGCGCGCCGGACCACGGGGAGCACACCGAAGAGGTCCTGCAGGAGCTCGGCCTCGACATGGACGCCATCATCGACCTGAAGATCTCCGGCGCCGTCCTGTAG
- a CDS encoding amidohydrolase family protein produces MDVDDLIMVSVDDHVVEPPDVFEGRLPAKYRDLAPRFITREDGTNAWEYEGNVMSNVALNAVAGRPPEEYGIEPTSFDEIRPGTHDIHERIKDMDANGVLGSLCFPSFTGFCGQLFARTKDKDVALAMVQAYNDWHLDAWCGSYPGRFIPCVIPAIWDPEVMAAELRRTAAKGALSVTFSENPSKLGWPSFHSGHWDPFWQACCDEGIVVCLHIGSSSELVITAPDAPMDVLITLTPMNIVQAAADLVWSPVLRKFPDLRIALSEGGIGWIPYFLERIDYNYQRHHFWTGQDFGDRLPSEVFNEHIITCFIDDHFGVASRDFLDMDKVCWECDYPHSDSTWPTAPETFMKQMDGVDRHDIDRISHLNAMRNFGYDPFSFMPKEECTVGALRRKAAGHDVSIKAKGKRGTGATLASQLNYKR; encoded by the coding sequence ATGGACGTCGATGACCTGATCATGGTGAGCGTGGACGACCACGTGGTCGAACCGCCCGATGTGTTCGAGGGAAGGCTCCCCGCCAAGTACAGGGACCTCGCGCCCAGGTTCATCACCCGCGAGGACGGAACCAACGCCTGGGAGTACGAGGGCAACGTGATGTCCAACGTCGCGCTCAACGCGGTCGCCGGCCGGCCCCCCGAGGAATACGGCATCGAGCCGACGTCGTTCGACGAGATCCGCCCGGGCACCCACGACATCCACGAGCGCATCAAGGACATGGATGCCAACGGCGTGCTCGGCTCGCTGTGCTTCCCGTCGTTCACGGGGTTCTGCGGTCAGCTGTTCGCCCGGACCAAGGACAAAGACGTCGCCCTCGCGATGGTCCAGGCCTACAACGACTGGCACCTCGACGCGTGGTGCGGCAGCTACCCGGGCCGCTTCATTCCCTGTGTCATCCCGGCGATCTGGGACCCGGAGGTGATGGCCGCCGAGCTGCGCCGGACCGCCGCCAAGGGCGCCCTCTCCGTCACGTTCTCGGAGAACCCGTCGAAACTCGGGTGGCCGAGCTTCCACTCCGGCCACTGGGACCCGTTCTGGCAGGCCTGCTGCGACGAGGGAATCGTGGTGTGCCTCCACATCGGGTCCTCATCCGAGCTGGTCATAACCGCACCCGATGCCCCCATGGACGTGCTCATCACCCTGACCCCGATGAACATCGTCCAGGCAGCTGCGGACCTGGTCTGGTCACCCGTCCTCCGCAAGTTCCCCGATTTGCGCATCGCGCTGTCAGAGGGCGGGATCGGCTGGATCCCGTACTTTCTCGAACGGATTGACTACAACTACCAGCGCCATCACTTCTGGACCGGCCAGGACTTCGGCGACCGCCTCCCGAGCGAGGTCTTCAACGAACACATCATCACCTGTTTCATCGACGACCACTTCGGCGTCGCCAGCCGCGACTTCCTTGATATGGACAAGGTCTGCTGGGAGTGCGACTACCCCCACTCCGACTCGACCTGGCCGACAGCGCCCGAGACATTCATGAAACAGATGGACGGCGTGGACCGCCACGACATCGACCGGATCAGCCATCTCAACGCCATGCGCAACTTCGGCTACGACCCCTTCAGCTTCATGCCGAAAGAGGAATGCACGGTGGGTGCGCTCAGGCGTAAGGCGGCTGGCCACGACGTGTCGATCAAGGCAAAAGGAAAGCGGGGGACTGGCGCGACGCTCGCCTCCCAGCTGAACTACAAACGATGA